From Acidobacteriota bacterium, one genomic window encodes:
- a CDS encoding NAD(P)/FAD-dependent oxidoreductase: MKTFDVVIIGAGLAGLQCAKLLSQRGAKILLVDRKGDLTRAVHTTGIFVRKTLEDFDFPNGTLGRAVKKVTLYSPRLKSFELESEHEEFRVGKMGVLYESMLDECVSNGVEFSNGTRYIAAKPADRIGRGAKFPSQGTTVTLERKGRSFNVRATVLIGADGARSRVAKDLKLDENREWIVGYEEVYRSKDAESEPRLHCFLDGELAPGYLAWIADDGEEIHIGVGGYPAVFDPREALSLFKEKTRTVVDISGLEHVESRGGRIPVGGVLRRIANEHGLLIGDAAGAVSPLTAGGLDPAMRLSLFAAEVVSERLRTGDASVLFKYSGERFRARFISRLWMRRIIRAFTGQRLLEFGFAVLRSRIGQRFASYVFFGRGSFPDVETEFARSGNLAVDL, from the coding sequence ATGAAGACCTTTGATGTAGTGATCATCGGTGCCGGCCTGGCCGGTCTGCAATGCGCCAAGCTGCTCTCGCAGCGAGGCGCAAAAATTTTGCTCGTCGACCGCAAAGGAGATCTCACGCGCGCCGTGCATACGACGGGGATCTTCGTTCGAAAGACGCTTGAGGATTTCGACTTTCCCAACGGAACGCTCGGCCGCGCGGTAAAGAAAGTGACGCTTTACTCGCCACGCTTGAAATCGTTCGAACTCGAAAGCGAGCACGAGGAGTTTCGTGTCGGAAAGATGGGCGTCCTGTATGAGTCGATGCTCGATGAATGCGTCTCCAACGGCGTTGAGTTTTCGAACGGCACGCGATACATCGCGGCAAAACCCGCAGACAGGATTGGACGCGGCGCGAAATTCCCAAGTCAGGGAACGACCGTCACGCTTGAAAGAAAAGGCAGGTCATTCAATGTCCGAGCGACTGTTTTGATCGGCGCCGACGGAGCAAGATCTCGCGTCGCGAAAGACCTTAAGCTTGACGAGAACCGTGAATGGATCGTCGGTTACGAGGAAGTTTACAGATCCAAAGACGCGGAATCCGAACCGCGTCTGCATTGCTTCCTCGACGGCGAACTCGCGCCCGGCTATCTCGCCTGGATCGCCGATGACGGCGAGGAAATCCACATCGGTGTTGGTGGTTATCCGGCTGTTTTCGATCCGCGCGAAGCGTTATCATTGTTTAAGGAGAAGACGAGAACGGTCGTCGATATTTCCGGTCTTGAGCATGTCGAGTCGCGCGGTGGACGAATACCGGTCGGCGGAGTCTTACGGCGAATCGCAAACGAACACGGGCTCTTGATCGGCGACGCCGCCGGTGCCGTGTCGCCCTTGACCGCCGGCGGGCTCGACCCGGCAATGCGTTTATCGCTTTTTGCCGCGGAAGTGGTTTCGGAAAGGCTGCGCACCGGCGATGCTTCGGTGCTTTTCAAATACTCGGGCGAGAGATTTCGCGCGAGGTTCATATCGCGGCTCTGGATGCGGCGGATCATCAGGGCATTCACCGGTCAGCGGCTTCTCGAGTTCGGATTCGCCGTTCTCAGAAGCCGGATCGGGCAAAGGTTCGCGAGTTACGTCTTTTTTGGCCGAGGTTCGTTTCCCGACGTGGAAACGGAATTCGCGCGATCCGGGAATTTGGCGGTGGATTTATGA
- a CDS encoding transcriptional regulator, whose product METNGTTRRSSLRVEKAAEAVSNELDKIIHERARLGIISALAANESLSFTDLKNLLNTSDGNVSVHARKLEEAGYLTCEKSFKGRVPLTEYRITEAGREALGRYLNHMEALINAMKGGV is encoded by the coding sequence ATGGAGACAAATGGCACGACGCGGCGATCTTCCCTGCGGGTTGAAAAGGCGGCCGAAGCCGTCTCGAACGAACTCGACAAGATCATCCACGAACGCGCCCGTTTGGGAATTATCAGCGCGCTGGCGGCGAACGAGTCGCTGTCTTTCACGGATCTCAAGAACCTGTTGAACACGTCCGACGGCAACGTCAGCGTTCACGCGCGGAAGCTCGAAGAGGCCGGATACCTGACTTGCGAAAAATCGTTCAAAGGCCGGGTTCCGCTGACCGAATATCGAATCACTGAGGCCGGCCGCGAAGCGCTTGGCCGCTATCTGAACCATATGGAAGCATTGATAAACGCGATGAAGGGCGGCGTTTGA